From the genome of Capsicum annuum cultivar UCD-10X-F1 unplaced genomic scaffold, UCD10Xv1.1 ctg70699, whole genome shotgun sequence, one region includes:
- the LOC124894157 gene encoding uncharacterized protein LOC124894157 has translation MDIARMQAFAQKLEDQRQRRRAQEIERGQAKRARSTGQPPRPSSSYSTASTPPQLQGSRNDQFGQRSEGQGTRTTRYSGSQQMPPRQPCRQCGRYHIGACRMGTDVCYWCGMPGHVIKDCPRRCRGDMAQPTGSAVASSSSVPPSGRGEQFPIGRGRGIRGTASSSVAQNRTYALGTRQNLEASPDVVIGTLSIFSHKAYALIDPGSTLSYITPLVAGKLGRTPKLLNQPLAVSTPTGESIIARRVYCDCIVTICDRDTLADLIELEMGYICHLVRVRDVEAESPTIQSVPIVNEFIDVFPEELPGLPPEREIDFGIDLLPGTEPISIPPYRMAPAELRELKEQLKDLVPNTFQRSI, from the exons atggatatagcgaGGAtgcaagcttttgcacagaaactGGAGGATCAGAGACAAAGAAGGAGGGCACAAGAGATAGAAAGGGGGCAagccaagagggccagatctacaggacA GCCACCCAGGCCATCATCCTCTTACTCTACAGCTAGTACTCCACCACAACTTCAAGGGTCTAGAAATGATCAATTTGGGCAGAGAAGTGAGGGCCAAGGTACACGGACAACAAGATATTCGGGAAGCCAGCAAATGCCTCCTAGGCAGCCTTGCAGACAATGTGGGAGATATCATATAGGTGCGTGTCGCATGGGAACAGATGTTTGTTATTGGTGTGGTATGCCAGGGCATGTAATAAAAGATTGCCCAAGAAGATGCAGGGGTGATATGGCACAACCTACTGGATCagctgttgcatcatcatcatcagtgccTCCATCAGGTAGAGGTGAGCAATTTCCTATAGGTCGCGGCAGAGGTATTAGAGGGACAGCTAGTTCCAGCGTGGCCCAAAATCGCACATATGCTCTAGGGACTCGACAGAACCTGGAAGCTTCACccgatgtggttataggtacattgtccatcttctCACATAAAGCGTATGCATTAATTGACCCTGGTTCTACATTGTCATATATTACTCCATTAGTTGCTGGGAAGCTTGGTAGAACACCTAAATTATTGAATCAACCACTTGCGGTGTCTACACCAACTGGGGAGTCGATTATAGCTAGAAGAGTCTATTGTGACTGCATAGTGACTATCTGCGACCGAGATACATTAGCTGATCTTAtcgagttagaaatg ggatATATATGTCATCTCGTTAGAGTAAGAGATGTGGAGGCAGAATCACCAACTATCCAGTCTGTtccaatagtgaatgaatttatTGATGTCTTTCCTGAGGAACTCCCTGGTTTGCCTCCAGAacgagaaatagactttggtattgactTATTACCAGGCACtgagcctatctctatccctccatatagaatggccccggcaGAATTACGTGAGTTAAAGGAGCAACTGAAAGACTT ggtgccaaataCTTTTCAAAGATCGATTTGA